GCGCTGCAAACCTGCTCAGACGCGGCCTCAAAGCCAGAAAGCAATTGACCTCTACCGTTCGTAACCAACTCATCCAAAGCGCCGAGACCGTTTCTGGACAGAAAGTACCGGAGATTGGCGACGTGGTAAAACTGCTCCCTATTGGCAAACTCATCAACACCAAAATGCTTCCCAAGCTGGAGTTTGAAGGCGTAGACCACATTGACCGTCAGGATTCCACTGCGCTGGTAGGGCTGAACGTAAAGCCTGTAAATGGCGATGAGACTATGGTGATTGAGCTGCGCATGCTTCAAAAAGAAGACTACTGGCAGGTGGTGGGTGTAGAAAACTTCAAAGAGGTATTGCCCAAGCTGATTTCCATTGGCAAGAAAAAGAAAGAAGAGGAAGCCGCTCTATAGCGTTTCTTAACTAGCAGAGATACTATTACCTCTTTGTCATCCTGAAAGGATCTAGGTGGCGAGGAGCAGTGGCTTTTAATCAACGCTTTTCAAGTTCGCCCACAAGGTCCTTTCAGGAGGACAGAATATTGGAGCTACTCTAACTTTTTGCTCACCAAAAGGCCCGTGCAGATCATTCTGCACGGGCCTTTTGATGAATTATCCGTTTTAAGCCCGTATTTGTAAAAACAGGCTTAAAACGGAAAATTTGACTTCTATTAATTCTCTCCTTAGTAAAATAGGAAGGCCTTTTCTGGTAAAGGTGCTGCCCTTAAATCGCAGATTCTGCCTGTGCCCGGTTTATTTCCACCTGGTAGCTACCCATTCTTGCTTCTGTTCTGGGGTGAGAAAAGTCCAGGCCACAAGGCGGCTGCTCTTGTTTCCCTGGCTCATGTTAATTGTCTTTACCTCCACAGCCTTTGATAGTTCCAGAGCTTTGTAGGTGCTCTTCAGGCTGGCTGATTTTGACACTAGGGTAGAGAACCAGAAGCAGGATTGGGCAAACTGCTTGCTCTGGCGTACCATGTCGGCAATGAATCTTTCCTCCCCTCCTTCGCACCACAGTTCATTATGCTGCCCCCCAAAGTTGAGGACGGTCTTGGTCACCTTCTGCTGCTTGAGGTTCCTGAGCTTACGCTGCGTACCCGCCTGGGCATCTGCCGCCGACGCGTGAAAGGGTGGGTTGCAGATAGACAGGTCCACGCGTTCGTCCTTTTGCAGAATGCCTTTAAAGATATCCTTCGGGTTGGGCTGCAGTCTGAGCTTAATGTGTTCTTTTAAGGCTGGGTTCTTATCAAGGATGCGTTGCGCAGAGGCGATAGAAACCGGATCAATGTCTGCGCCTATAAAAGACCAGCCGTATTCCTGGTGGCCAATGAGGGGGTACACGGCATTCGCGCCCACGCCAATATCCAGACAGGTGATCATGTTGCCTCGGGGTATCTTGTCTCCCTTACCGGTGGGGTTCTGGCTGCCCAGCAAATCGGCTATGTGGTGAAGATAGTCAGCCCGGCCGGGGATAGGCGGACATAGGTAATTCTGAGGAATGTCCCAGTCCTTGATCTGGTAGAAATGCTGGAGCAATGCCCTGTTCAGCATTTTCACCGCCGCTGGGTTGAAAAAATCTATGGATTCATCCTGGTACTCGTTCCGCTTCACAAACTCCCTTAAGGCTGGAAGGCTGGCAATAAGCTGCTTGAAATCATAGCGCTCCCTATGCTTGTTCCTGGGGTGTAACCTTGATTTCTCCTTGGGGTGTTCTTTCTTTTTAGGAAGCATGGAAGCGTACTATGAGGCGTTAGGATGCCTTAGCTATAAAAACGTTTTTACTTTCTGTTTCCGGCCGAGCACTAAATAGAGGATAGCGCCCAGAACCGGCACAAACACAATGGTTGCCAGCCAGATGAGTTTTTCAATGCTGTTCGCAAAGATGCTGGTGAGTACATCAATCAGTGCCCATAGCAAGAGAAGGACCGGAATGCCTGCAAAAAACAGAAGCATCAGTATTTCTGAGGGACCAATGCCAATGAACAAAAGATTCT
This Rufibacter radiotolerans DNA region includes the following protein-coding sequences:
- a CDS encoding DUF2939 domain-containing protein yields the protein MKKILLLLVVVAIAAGGYWFYNRAKTGPEASIVEIRSALETKDMEKLQKYVDFKRTSASIVEESQNMAVDLLPQELQGAANLLRRGLKARKQLTSTVRNQLIQSAETVSGQKVPEIGDVVKLLPIGKLINTKMLPKLEFEGVDHIDRQDSTALVGLNVKPVNGDETMVIELRMLQKEDYWQVVGVENFKEVLPKLISIGKKKKEEEAAL
- a CDS encoding PLDc N-terminal domain-containing protein; amino-acid sequence: MQHQNLLFIGIGPSEILMLLFFAGIPVLLLLWALIDVLTSIFANSIEKLIWLATIVFVPVLGAILYLVLGRKQKVKTFL
- the rlmF gene encoding 23S rRNA (adenine(1618)-N(6))-methyltransferase RlmF; the encoded protein is MLPKKKEHPKEKSRLHPRNKHRERYDFKQLIASLPALREFVKRNEYQDESIDFFNPAAVKMLNRALLQHFYQIKDWDIPQNYLCPPIPGRADYLHHIADLLGSQNPTGKGDKIPRGNMITCLDIGVGANAVYPLIGHQEYGWSFIGADIDPVSIASAQRILDKNPALKEHIKLRLQPNPKDIFKGILQKDERVDLSICNPPFHASAADAQAGTQRKLRNLKQQKVTKTVLNFGGQHNELWCEGGEERFIADMVRQSKQFAQSCFWFSTLVSKSASLKSTYKALELSKAVEVKTINMSQGNKSSRLVAWTFLTPEQKQEWVATRWK